A region of the Methylomagnum ishizawai genome:
GCAGGGCCGCGCCGTCCAGGGCCGGGATTGAATCCCGGCTGTCATGATGCTGTAAACTGGCCGGGTAAACCTTAGCGCTTGGCCTTCGGGCCGCCACCGGGCAAACTTCCCCCCCATCCCAGCGGGGCTGGCATAATACCCCCCGACTCTCCGCCTTTTTCCCTGGAATCCGCGCCGCCATCCGTCCGGTTTTTCCATGGCGGGAGCGTGCGGCGCGGATTCCGGTTGTTCCCCGCCCGGACGGTATTTCCCATGGAATGCCGGGCGCGGGCGGTTCCACGAAGAGTTCATGGAGGCATCATGGCAAAACTCACCGACATACTGAAAAGCGATATCACCAAGGGCGTGGCGATTGGCCTGGGCGTGGCCGCCGCGGGGCTGCTGCTGACGCCGGCCTTGCGGCCCGTCACCCGTGGCGCGATGAAGGGCGGCATCCTCCTGTTCGAGAAGGGCCGCGAATGGATGGCGGAAGCCAGCGAATCCCTGGAGGACTTGGTCGCCGAGGTACGGGCCGAATTGGCCGAGCAGCGTTTCGCCGAGGAAGCCGTGGTCGAAGAAGCCGGGGATATCGAAGACGCCATGGAGGTGGCCGCGGCAACCGCCGAAGAGGCCCAGGGCTGAGCGGCCCCCATCGCCCGTCGTCGCGGCGCGGCCCACCGGGCCGGTCGCGCACCCGCCGGACAAACCCCTTCCCTACCGACCTTCCCGTCGATCCCTCATCCACCCAGTCCTTAGGTTCAGGCCGGCGCCGAGTCAGCGCAGGCGTTGGTGCAGGGGGCTTTTGCGGGGGAAATGCGCCTTGAGGAACTCCATCTGGTCGCTCAGCACCCGGCGACCCTGTAGGTAGATGTATTCGGCGTGGGTGGGCACGAAGGGGATCGCCAGGAGCTGCATCCCGGCCTGTTCGGGGGTCCGGCCGGCCTTGTGGTTGTTGCAGCGCTTGCAGGCGGTGACGACATTGTTCCAGATGTCCGCGCCGCCTTGGCTGATGGGGGTGATGTGGTCGCGGGAAAGATCGCCCTGGCCGAAATGCTGGCCGCAATACAGGCAGAGGTTGTTGTCGCGGCGGAACAGGGCGGGATTGCTGAGCGGGGGGACGTAGTTGGGGTCGGCGCCGTAGCCGCTGCCGTGCTGATGGTAGGTGGCGATGATCGAGTTGACCTCGATGATGCTGCGCCTGCCGGTCTTGGCGTTG
Encoded here:
- a CDS encoding DUF5132 domain-containing protein encodes the protein MAKLTDILKSDITKGVAIGLGVAAAGLLLTPALRPVTRGAMKGGILLFEKGREWMAEASESLEDLVAEVRAELAEQRFAEEAVVEEAGDIEDAMEVAAATAEEAQG
- a CDS encoding HNH endonuclease; the protein is MEIYHLQVLRTDASGMPLEWIGYQEAAKLYHLGQVAYSCGTHLYTLHGGINAKTGRRSIIEVNSIIATYHQHGSGYGADPNYVPPLSNPALFRRDNNLCLYCGQHFGQGDLSRDHITPISQGGADIWNNVVTACKRCNNHKAGRTPEQAGMQLLAIPFVPTHAEYIYLQGRRVLSDQMEFLKAHFPRKSPLHQRLR